From the genome of Lotus japonicus ecotype B-129 chromosome 6, LjGifu_v1.2, one region includes:
- the LOC130725705 gene encoding uncharacterized protein LOC130725705 has translation MAKSRGDNFAGRSAPHVSPTAYARRAHVAADVEHPPQNIYSRLEKRARSKRRRTYYKGPCSTAAITTLSRDLLIEVFAIVASHSFIDLHAIKMCCKDFLDAVEDGYVWRRVSLDTFSLIQWLPNDKVSSFLNRCKEYGNMESLYREGLQKYFDYPNGKIDGLEILKVAAQKGHKEAKYVYGMISLCSEDDDSRKQGLEHMHFLRKSKCVVGSRNKVKKLLDSMWRNNGMLRRNQNPLCNSKSTCKGWEVKTGRWTLTDDDDDDADAIDLCEYCRWDHELEVFYRLFNIH, from the coding sequence ATGGCTAAATCTAGAGGTGACAACTTTGCAGGTCGTTCTGCACCACACGTTTCACCTACTGCATATGCTCGTAGAGCACATGTAGCTGCTGATGTTGAGCACCCACCACAAAACATTTATTCAAGATTGGAGAAGAGGGCAAGGAGCAAGAGACGTCGCACTTATTATAAAGGTCCTTGCTCCACTGCTGCCATAACAACACTTTCAAGAGACTTGTTAATAGAGGTGTTTGCAATCGTGGCCTCACACTCTTTCATTGACCTTCACGCCATCAAAATGTGTTGTAAAGATTTTCTTGACGCTGTTGAAGATGGATACGTTTGGCGTAGAGTTTCTTTGGACACATTCTCATTAATCCAGTGGCTTCCCAATGACAAAGTATCGTCGTTCTTAAACCGTTGCAAGGAATATGGAAATATGGAGAGCTTGTATAGAGAAGGGTTGCAAAAATATTTTGATTATCCAAATGGAAAGATTGATGGTCTTGAGATCTTAAAGGTAGCCGCTCAAAAGGGTCACAAGGAAGCAAAATATGTGTATGGTATGATTTCATTATGCTCTGAAGATGATGATTCGAGAAAACAAGGGCTTGAACATATGCATTTTTTGAGGAAGTCCAAGTGTGTCGTAGGCTCCAGAAACAAAGTGAAAAAGTTATTAGACTCTATGTGGAGAAATAATGGAATGCTCAGGCGCAATCAGAACCCTCTCTGTAATTCTAAGAGCACATGTAAAGGGTGGGAAGTGAAGACGGGTCGATGGACATTAacagatgatgatgacgatgATGCTGATGCTATTGACTTATGTGAGTATTGTAGATGGGATCATGAGTTAGAAGTTTTTTACCGATTATTCAATATTCATTAG
- the LOC130723000 gene encoding uncharacterized protein LOC130723000 isoform X2, producing MMECWYQLRREYQLQQYVLPRVNMPDETKQISSYTSGGTFGVLDTNPLRLYHFYESRWCSFVTANTHSASANEVCEVERRTLILVEKEVILRESMNQHLHQANNHQLVPRNLFHRVRYLQATKNQLEVLLYRLFAYTLSHGCYSLG from the exons ATGATGGAATGTTGGTACCAGTTGAGGAGAGAATATCAGCTTCAACAGTATGTCCTCCCTCGGG TTAACATGCCCGATGAGACAAAACAAATATCAAGTTACACAAGTGGAGGGACATTTGGAGTTTTGGACACAAATCCACTTAGGTTGTATCATTTTTACGAAAGCCGTTGGTGTTCGTTTG TAACCGCAAATACTCACTCTGCGTCTGCGAATGAAGTTTGTGAGGTTGAAAGAAG GACACTCATCTTGGTGGAAAAGGAAGTGATATTGAGAGAAAGCATGAATCAACACCTTCACCAAGCAAACAACCACCAACTGGTTCCAAGAAATCTGTTTCATAGGGTGAG GTACCTTCAAGCTACCAAAAACCAGCTGGAAGTTCTTCTTTATAGGTTGTTTGCCTACACCCTATCTCATGGTTGTTACTCTTTGGGATAG
- the LOC130723000 gene encoding uncharacterized protein LOC130723000 isoform X1, with product MMMECWYQLRREYQLQQYVLPRVNMPDETKQISSYTSGGTFGVLDTNPLRLYHFYESRWCSFVTANTHSASANEVCEVERRTLILVEKEVILRESMNQHLHQANNHQLVPRNLFHRVRYLQATKNQLEVLLYRLFAYTLSHGCYSLG from the exons ATG ATGATGGAATGTTGGTACCAGTTGAGGAGAGAATATCAGCTTCAACAGTATGTCCTCCCTCGGG TTAACATGCCCGATGAGACAAAACAAATATCAAGTTACACAAGTGGAGGGACATTTGGAGTTTTGGACACAAATCCACTTAGGTTGTATCATTTTTACGAAAGCCGTTGGTGTTCGTTTG TAACCGCAAATACTCACTCTGCGTCTGCGAATGAAGTTTGTGAGGTTGAAAGAAG GACACTCATCTTGGTGGAAAAGGAAGTGATATTGAGAGAAAGCATGAATCAACACCTTCACCAAGCAAACAACCACCAACTGGTTCCAAGAAATCTGTTTCATAGGGTGAG GTACCTTCAAGCTACCAAAAACCAGCTGGAAGTTCTTCTTTATAGGTTGTTTGCCTACACCCTATCTCATGGTTGTTACTCTTTGGGATAG
- the LOC130725706 gene encoding putative F-box protein At1g67623, which translates to MAKARGDSFAGRSAPRVPPTGSAPRAHVAAHVEHPPRNTYSRLVKRARSKRRRTCYKGLCSTAAITTLSRDLLIEVVAIVASRSFIDLHTIKMCCKDFFDAAEDSYVWRRVSLDTFPLIQWIPNDKTSSFLNRCKEYGNMESLYREGLLKYFGYPNGNIDGLRILKEAAQKGHKEAKYVCGMISLSSEDDDLRKQGLEHMHFLRMSKCVLSSRNKVKKLLGSMWKNNGMLRRNQSPLCNSKSTCKGWRMKTGRWELIDDDDDDVDDIGFCEYCRWDHELEFFYRLFNIH; encoded by the coding sequence ATGGCTAAAGCGAGAGGTGACAGTTTTGCAGGTCGTTCTGCACCACGCGTTCCACCTACTGGATCCGCTCCTCGAGCACATGTAGCTGCTCATGTCGAGCACCCACCGCGAAACACTTATTCAAGATTGGTAAAGAGGGCAAGGAGTAAGAGACGCCGCACTTGTTATAAAGGTCTCTGCTCCACTGCTGCCATAACAACACTTTCAAGAGACTTATTAATAGAGGTGGTTGCAATCGTGGCCTCACGCTCCTTCATCGACCTTCACACCATCAAAATGTGTTGCAAAGATTTTTTTGACGCTGCTGAAGATAGCTACGTTTGGCGTAGAGTTTCTTTGGACACATTCCCGTTAATCCAATGGATTCCCAATGACAAAACGTCATCGTTCTTAAACCGTTGCAAGGAGTATGGAAACATGGAAAGCTTGTATAGAGAAGGGTTGTTGAAATATTTTGGTTATCCAAATGGAAATATTGATGGTCTTAGGATCTTGAAGGAAGCCGCTCAAAAGGGTCACAAGGAAGCAAAATATGTGTGTGGTATGATTTCATTAAGCTCTGAAGACGATGATTTGAGAAAACAAGGACTTGAGCATATGCATTTTTTGAGGATGTCCAAGTGTGTCCTAAGCTCCAGAAACAAAGTGAAAAAGTTATTGGGCTCTATGTGGAAAAATAATGGAATGCTCAGGCGCAATCAAAGCCCTCTCTGTAACTCCAAGAGCACATGTAAAGGGTGGAGAATGAAAACAGGTCGGTGGGAATTAATAGATGATGATGACGatgatgttgatgatattgGCTTCTGTGAGTATTGTAGATGGGATCATGAGTTAGAATTTTTTTACCGATTGTTCAATATTCACTAG